A genomic window from Arvicola amphibius chromosome 5, mArvAmp1.2, whole genome shotgun sequence includes:
- the C5H20orf85 gene encoding uncharacterized protein C20orf85 homolog: MCYLATGLPATKDAESRARGYRFVETPGAMAQQKPLSTTAAERMNLVAQDEIWRYRLKAEYEAQENWPTKWGYLTTSTEKLLEGEEEPHTPKPKIELPSHFRVRPVSPLDKYIKVRPSPPIPQTTQGFIGWRSGVPGLNKCLEKDTEIRSCKGAYARELHWPEQGVY, from the exons ATGTGTTACCTGGCAACCGGTCTCCCAGCAACGAAGGACGCAGAGTCTAGGGCACGAGGATACAGGTTTGTGGAGACCCCAGGAGCCATGGCGCAGCAGAAGCCACTCAGCACCACGGCCGCAGAGCGCATGAACCTTGTGGCCCAGGACGAGATCTG GAGATACCGTCTGAAGGCTGAATACGAAGCCCAGGAAAACTGGCCGACAAAGTGGGGCTATTTAACGACCTCCACGGAGAAG CTGCTTGAAGGTGAGGAAGAGCCACATACTCCAAAGCCCAAGATTGAGCTGCCCAGCCACTTCCGTGTCCGGCCCGTGAGCCCCTTGGACAAATATATCAAG GTCCGTCCATCACCTCCAATCCCACAGACCACCCAGGGCTTCATCGGGTGGCGATCTGGGGTGCCAGGTCTGAACAAGTGCttggagaaagacacagagatcCGCAGCTGCAAAGGGGCTTACGCCCGGGAGCTGCACTGGCCTGAGCAAGGCGTGTACTAA